A genomic stretch from Streptococcus oralis includes:
- a CDS encoding phosphotransferase produces MLSEKQFKLLRFLLTHKDENFTQRQLAEQLDIALGTVNNLLKECKEEKWISEENHLTDLGEEALAPYQVKNAIIMAAGMSSRFAPLSYELPKGLLQVKGERLIEREIKQLQEAGIEDITVIVGYLQEKMFYLAEKFGVKIVVNNDYYKYNNCSSLMLVRDQLSNTYICSSDNYFVENPFERYIYRGYYSTIFAEGDTDEYCSKEDSNHTIIDIQIGGTNTWAMVGHVYFDRAFSEKFVDILETEFKHEPYREQLWEDYYSRHVKELPLEARHYSADIVKEFDSLDELRQFDQHYLVNTNSEIIDNICKTLGCVASDIVNIKPLKDGLTNTSFSFDCLGKKYVYRHPGRGTENYIDRASEAASMEIAAKLKIDRTFVAMNKDEGWKISEFIPNAKQLDYDNWDDVAKAMELLRRLHQSGEKTDHSFNQFEGIDDFRQKLKASNRFEFDGLEELDKNVSVLEKLLQEEQAKEVLCHGDSYSPNFLLNEAGEMSLIDWEYSGMGDPAGDLGTFIGCSNYTVEEAEKVLEIYLQEVPDKKTKRHYFAYVSVTSYYWFLWALFQESVGKPVGEFLYIWYRYTKQYGKLALDLYLEEN; encoded by the coding sequence ATGCTATCAGAAAAACAATTTAAACTTTTACGTTTTTTGTTGACTCACAAAGACGAAAACTTTACGCAGAGACAATTGGCTGAACAGCTAGATATCGCTTTGGGGACGGTAAATAATCTTCTCAAGGAATGTAAAGAAGAGAAGTGGATCAGTGAAGAAAATCACTTAACTGACTTAGGTGAGGAGGCTTTAGCTCCGTATCAGGTGAAGAATGCCATTATCATGGCTGCAGGTATGAGTAGCCGCTTTGCTCCTTTGTCTTATGAGCTACCTAAAGGGCTTCTCCAAGTTAAAGGTGAGCGTTTGATTGAGAGAGAAATCAAGCAATTACAAGAAGCTGGGATAGAGGATATTACAGTTATTGTAGGCTATCTGCAGGAAAAAATGTTCTATCTAGCAGAAAAATTTGGTGTTAAAATCGTTGTAAATAATGATTACTACAAGTACAACAACTGTTCTTCTCTCATGCTAGTCAGAGATCAACTTTCTAACACTTATATCTGCTCTTCGGATAATTATTTTGTAGAAAATCCGTTTGAGCGATACATTTACAGAGGTTACTATTCTACAATATTTGCAGAAGGAGACACAGACGAATACTGCTCTAAGGAAGACTCCAATCACACGATTATCGATATTCAAATCGGTGGGACGAATACTTGGGCTATGGTGGGGCACGTTTATTTTGATCGTGCATTTAGTGAAAAATTCGTAGACATTTTAGAAACTGAATTTAAGCACGAACCATATCGCGAACAGCTCTGGGAAGATTATTATAGTCGTCACGTCAAGGAGCTTCCTTTGGAAGCTCGGCATTATTCAGCAGATATTGTTAAGGAGTTTGATTCACTAGATGAGTTGCGTCAGTTTGATCAACACTATTTGGTGAATACTAATTCGGAAATCATTGATAATATCTGTAAGACATTAGGATGTGTGGCTTCAGATATTGTCAATATCAAACCTCTAAAAGATGGTCTGACCAACACTTCGTTTTCATTTGACTGCCTAGGAAAGAAATATGTTTACCGTCATCCGGGTAGGGGAACGGAGAATTATATCGATCGTGCTAGTGAAGCGGCTTCCATGGAAATTGCTGCAAAATTGAAGATTGACCGTACTTTTGTCGCTATGAACAAGGATGAGGGCTGGAAAATTTCAGAATTTATCCCTAACGCCAAGCAACTAGATTATGATAATTGGGATGATGTAGCAAAAGCAATGGAGCTCTTGAGACGCTTGCACCAATCTGGAGAAAAAACAGATCATTCCTTTAATCAATTTGAGGGAATTGATGATTTTAGACAAAAATTAAAGGCCAGCAATCGTTTTGAATTTGATGGACTTGAAGAGTTGGATAAGAATGTCTCAGTTCTCGAGAAGCTTTTACAAGAAGAACAAGCGAAAGAGGTTCTCTGCCATGGAGATTCTTATAGCCCAAATTTCTTGTTGAATGAAGCTGGAGAAATGAGCCTGATTGATTGGGAATATTCTGGTATGGGAGATCCAGCAGGAGATTTAGGAACCTTTATCGGGTGTTCAAATTATACAGTGGAAGAAGCTGAAAAGGTACTTGAAATCTATCTACAAGAAGTTCCAGATAAGAAAACCAAACGTCACTATTTTGCCTATGTATCAGTAACTTCATATTATTGGTTTTTGTGGGCCCTGTTCCAAGAAAGTGTTGGAAAACCCGTAGGTGAATTTCTTTATATCTGGTATCGTTATACCAAGCAGTATGGAAAACTTGCATTAGATTTATATTTGGAGGAGAATTGA